The sequence below is a genomic window from Rhizobium gallicum bv. gallicum R602sp.
GGGCGTCGGGCTGCAGCATGCGCTTCACATCCTCGATCGAAGCGAGCCCGCCCGAGGCAATCACCGGGATCGAAACGGCATCGGCAAGCTCCAGTGTCGAGGTCCAGTTGATGCCGGTCAAAATCCCATCGCGATCGATGTCGGTGTAGATGATTGCCGCCACGCCGGCACCTTCGAATTTCCTGGCAAGTTCGACGACGCCAAGCTCGGAGGCTTCCGCCCAGCCCTCCACGGCCACCTTGCCACCCTTCGCATCGATGCCGACGGCGACGCAGCCCGGAAACTGCCTGCAGGCCTCGATGACCAGCGCCGGATCGCGAACGGCAACCGTACCGAGGATCACACGTGTCAGGCCGCGGGAGAGCCAGTTTTCGATATGCGACAGCGTTCGGATGCCGCCGCCGAGCTGCACCGGATTCTTCGTTGCCTTGAGGATCGTGTCGACGGCCGCGCCATTGACGCTTTCGCCGGTAAAGGCGCCGTTGAGGTCAACAACATGCAGCCATTCGAAGCCCTGGTCTTCGAACGTTTTCGCCTGTGATGCAGGGTCGGGGTTGTAGACCGTTGCCTGCTCCATATCGCCGAGCTTCAGGCGAACGCATTGGCCGTCCTTGAGGTCTATTGCTGGAAATAGGATCATGTTGGTTCAGTCCTTGCGGTCTGCGCGAGCCTAAGGCTTCCAGC
It includes:
- the hisA gene encoding 1-(5-phosphoribosyl)-5-[(5-phosphoribosylamino)methylideneamino]imidazole-4-carboxamide isomerase, whose translation is MILFPAIDLKDGQCVRLKLGDMEQATVYNPDPASQAKTFEDQGFEWLHVVDLNGAFTGESVNGAAVDTILKATKNPVQLGGGIRTLSHIENWLSRGLTRVILGTVAVRDPALVIEACRQFPGCVAVGIDAKGGKVAVEGWAEASELGVVELARKFEGAGVAAIIYTDIDRDGILTGINWTSTLELADAVSIPVIASGGLASIEDVKRMLQPDARKLEGAISGRALYDGRIDPREALALIKAAREKEDTQ